In the Microtus pennsylvanicus isolate mMicPen1 chromosome 6, mMicPen1.hap1, whole genome shotgun sequence genome, one interval contains:
- the Rpl13 gene encoding large ribosomal subunit protein eL13, giving the protein MAPSRNGMILKPHFHKDWQRRVDTWFNQPARKIRRRKARQAKARRIAPRPASGPIRPIVRCPTVRYHTKVRAGRGFSLEELRVAGIHKKVARTIGISVDPRRRNKSTESLQANVQRLKEYRSKLILFPRKPSAPKKGDSSAEELKLATQLTGPVMPIRNVYKKEKARVITEEEKNFKAFASLRMARANARLFGIRAKRAKEAAEQDVEKKK; this is encoded by the exons ATGGCACCCAGCCGGAATGGCATGATCTTGAAGCCCCACTTCCACAAGGACTGGCAGCGGCGAGTGGACACTTGGTTCAACCAGCCGGCACGCAAGATCCGCAG GCGCAAGGCCCGGCAGGCGAAAGCGCGCCGCATTGCCCCGCGCCCCGCGTCCGGACCCATCAGGCCTATCGTGAGGTGCCCCACAGTGCGCTACCACACCAAGGTCCGAGCTGGCCGGGGCTTCAGCCTGGAGGAACTCAGG GTGGCTGGTATCCATAAGAAGGTGGCTCGCACCATCGGCATCTCCGTGGACCCAAGGAGGCGAAACAAGTCCACCGAGTCCCTGCAGGCCAACGTGCAGCGCCTGAAGGAGTACCGCTCCAAGCTCATCCTCTTCCCCAGGAAGCCTTCCGCTCCAAAGAAGGGAGATAGTTCG GCTGAAGAACTTAAATTGGCCACTCAGCTAACAGGACCTGTGATGCCCATCCGGAAT gtttataaaaaggagaaagccagagtcatcacagaagaagagaagaactTCAAGGCTTTTGCCAGTCTTCGCATGGCCCGGGCCAATGCCCGGCTCTTTGGCATCCGagcaaagagggcaaaggaagctGCAGAGCAAGATGTTGAGAAGAAAAAGTGA